A single Anopheles arabiensis isolate DONGOLA chromosome 2, AaraD3, whole genome shotgun sequence DNA region contains:
- the LOC120895792 gene encoding probable 4-coumarate--CoA ligase 3 isoform X1: protein MMRSFGPLAARLIGQGQGLPAPVGRHQRYWSQRCVRLLSTKRQVKYLEDTIFPPENGLEQNSLYDNNIPVPHVTLDHYLWDQFSQWANKTAVVCGITGRNYTYGTLRDHCAALAIRLQRKLHLNFGQTLAVCLPNIPEFPLVTFGGIEAGLVVTTINPIYTAEEISRQLVDSDAKVLIGLASNYAVLREAAQQAKRDIPIVCIRCTNDESLPAGAIDFAELSNPKGIHYSELRQHDRTADDIVFLPYSSGTTGMPKGVELTHLNIVSNSEMLAVKAGNGTVVLPTTDTFQDVLPCVLPFFHIYGLTVTMISKLRQGCKLVTLPNFKPDTFLNALAEHKGTVLHLVPPIIIFLGHHDGVKPRHTDSIRNVFSGAAPMGTPDAERFTARAPNAEFIQGYGLTETAPVVLMGALGSRNYASVGSPCPRTQAKIVDLNDPTNTALGPNQSGELLVRGPQVMKGYHNNRKATDEMIIEGGWLRTGDIAHYDDQLQFYITDRLKELIKVKGFQVPPAELEELLRSHEAVADAAVVGMPHPVAGEVPRAFVVPKAGARVSEDALKAFIAEKVAVYKRLEGGVTFLDSIPKNASGKILRRQLKLEHCS, encoded by the exons ATGATGCGCTCCTTTGGACCGTTGGCCGCCCGGCTTATTGGGCAGGGGCAGGGGCTCCCCGCGCCGGTCGGCCGGCACCAGCGCTACTGGAGCCAGCGGTGCGTACGGCTGCTCAGCACCAAGCGGCAGGTGAAGTATCTCGAGGACACCATCTTCCCGCCGGAGAACGGGCTGGAGCAGAACTCGCTGTACGACAACAACATTCCGGTGCCGCACGTTACCCTCGACCACTACCTGTGGGACCAGTTCAGCCAGTGGGCCAACAAGACGGCAGTG GTTTGCGGTATTACTGGGCGCAACTACACCTACGGCACGCTGCGCGATCACTGTGCGGCACTGGCGATCCGATTGCAGCGGAAGTTGCACCTAAACTTCGGCCAAACGCTCGCCGTGTGTCTGCCCAACATTCCAGAGTTCCCGCTCGTCACGTTCGGTGGCATCGAGGCCGGACTGGTGGTGACGACGATTAACCCGATCTACACGGCAG AGGAAATTTCCCGCCAGCTGGTGGACAGCGACGCCAAGGTGCTGATCGGACTGGCTTCCAACTATGCAGTATTACGGGAGGCGGCACAGCAGGCCAAGCGCGACATACCGATCGTCTGCATCCGGTGCACCAACGACGAAAGCCTGCCGGCCGGTGCGATCGACTTTGCCGAGCTTTCCAACCCGAAAG gcaTTCACTACAGCGAGCTGCGGCAGCACGATCGCACCGCGGACGATATCGTCTTCCTGCCCTACTCGTCCGGCACGACCGGCATGCCGAAGGGGGTCGAGCTGACGCACCTGAACATTGTCTCCAACAGTGAGATGCTGGCGGTAAAGGCAGGCAACGGCACGGTGGTGCTGCCCACCACCGACACCTTCCAGGACGTGCTGCCGTGCGTGCTGCCCTTCTTCCACATCTACGGCCTCACGGTGACGATGATCTCGAAGCTGCGGCAGGGCTGCAAGCTGGTCACGCTGCCCAACTTCAAACCCGACACGTTTCTGAACGCGCTCGCCGAGCACAAGGGCACGGTGCTGCATCTCGTCCCACCGATAA TTATCTTCCTCGGCCATCACGACGGCGTCAAGCCACGGCACACCGACTCCATCCGGAACGTGTTCTCGGGCGCGGCGCCGATGGGAACGCCCGACGCCGAACGCTTTACCGCACGCGCCCCGAACGCCGAGTTCATCCAGGGGTACGGGCTGACGGAAACGGCACCGGTGGTGCTGATGGGTGCGCTCGGCTCGCGTAACTACGCCTCGGTTGGATCGCCCTGTCCTCGCACGCAGGCGAAAATTGTCGACCTGAACGATCCCACCAACACGGCCCTGGGGCCGAACCAGTCCGGCGAGCTGCTCGTCCGGGGGCCGCAGGTCATGAAGGGCTACCACAACAACCGCAAGGCGACGGACGAGATGATCATCGAGGGCGGGTGGTTGCGCACCGGCGACATTGCGCACTACGACGACCAGCTGCAGTTCTACATCACCGACCGGCTGAAGGAGCTGATCAAGGTGAAGGGCTTCCAGGTGCCGCCGGCcgagctggaggagctgctgcGATCGCACGAAGCGGTGGCCGATGCCGCGGTCGTCGGCATGCCGCACCCGGTGGCGGGCGAGGTGCCGCGCGCGTTCGTCGTACCGAAGGCGGGCGCGCGCGTCTCCGAGGACGCACTGAAGGCGTTCATCGCGGAGAAGGTGGCCGTGTACAAGCGGCTCGAGGGTGGCGTCACCTTTTTGGACAGTATTCCGAAGAACGCGTCGGGCAAGATCCTGCGGCGGCAGCTTAAGCTCGAGCATTGCTCGTAG
- the LOC120895792 gene encoding 4-coumarate--CoA ligase 1-like isoform X2, whose protein sequence is MFDCDLKKKSKQKRNKFPRIKCDLERSGQKFVGNLACVCVCGITGRNYTYGTLRDHCAALAIRLQRKLHLNFGQTLAVCLPNIPEFPLVTFGGIEAGLVVTTINPIYTAEEISRQLVDSDAKVLIGLASNYAVLREAAQQAKRDIPIVCIRCTNDESLPAGAIDFAELSNPKGIHYSELRQHDRTADDIVFLPYSSGTTGMPKGVELTHLNIVSNSEMLAVKAGNGTVVLPTTDTFQDVLPCVLPFFHIYGLTVTMISKLRQGCKLVTLPNFKPDTFLNALAEHKGTVLHLVPPIIIFLGHHDGVKPRHTDSIRNVFSGAAPMGTPDAERFTARAPNAEFIQGYGLTETAPVVLMGALGSRNYASVGSPCPRTQAKIVDLNDPTNTALGPNQSGELLVRGPQVMKGYHNNRKATDEMIIEGGWLRTGDIAHYDDQLQFYITDRLKELIKVKGFQVPPAELEELLRSHEAVADAAVVGMPHPVAGEVPRAFVVPKAGARVSEDALKAFIAEKVAVYKRLEGGVTFLDSIPKNASGKILRRQLKLEHCS, encoded by the exons ATGTTTGATTGTGATttaaagaagaagagcaagcaaaaaaggaataaatttccccGAATCAAATGTGATCTGGAACGGTCTGGACAAAAATTTGTCGGAAATTTGGCTTGTGTTTGC GTTTGCGGTATTACTGGGCGCAACTACACCTACGGCACGCTGCGCGATCACTGTGCGGCACTGGCGATCCGATTGCAGCGGAAGTTGCACCTAAACTTCGGCCAAACGCTCGCCGTGTGTCTGCCCAACATTCCAGAGTTCCCGCTCGTCACGTTCGGTGGCATCGAGGCCGGACTGGTGGTGACGACGATTAACCCGATCTACACGGCAG AGGAAATTTCCCGCCAGCTGGTGGACAGCGACGCCAAGGTGCTGATCGGACTGGCTTCCAACTATGCAGTATTACGGGAGGCGGCACAGCAGGCCAAGCGCGACATACCGATCGTCTGCATCCGGTGCACCAACGACGAAAGCCTGCCGGCCGGTGCGATCGACTTTGCCGAGCTTTCCAACCCGAAAG gcaTTCACTACAGCGAGCTGCGGCAGCACGATCGCACCGCGGACGATATCGTCTTCCTGCCCTACTCGTCCGGCACGACCGGCATGCCGAAGGGGGTCGAGCTGACGCACCTGAACATTGTCTCCAACAGTGAGATGCTGGCGGTAAAGGCAGGCAACGGCACGGTGGTGCTGCCCACCACCGACACCTTCCAGGACGTGCTGCCGTGCGTGCTGCCCTTCTTCCACATCTACGGCCTCACGGTGACGATGATCTCGAAGCTGCGGCAGGGCTGCAAGCTGGTCACGCTGCCCAACTTCAAACCCGACACGTTTCTGAACGCGCTCGCCGAGCACAAGGGCACGGTGCTGCATCTCGTCCCACCGATAA TTATCTTCCTCGGCCATCACGACGGCGTCAAGCCACGGCACACCGACTCCATCCGGAACGTGTTCTCGGGCGCGGCGCCGATGGGAACGCCCGACGCCGAACGCTTTACCGCACGCGCCCCGAACGCCGAGTTCATCCAGGGGTACGGGCTGACGGAAACGGCACCGGTGGTGCTGATGGGTGCGCTCGGCTCGCGTAACTACGCCTCGGTTGGATCGCCCTGTCCTCGCACGCAGGCGAAAATTGTCGACCTGAACGATCCCACCAACACGGCCCTGGGGCCGAACCAGTCCGGCGAGCTGCTCGTCCGGGGGCCGCAGGTCATGAAGGGCTACCACAACAACCGCAAGGCGACGGACGAGATGATCATCGAGGGCGGGTGGTTGCGCACCGGCGACATTGCGCACTACGACGACCAGCTGCAGTTCTACATCACCGACCGGCTGAAGGAGCTGATCAAGGTGAAGGGCTTCCAGGTGCCGCCGGCcgagctggaggagctgctgcGATCGCACGAAGCGGTGGCCGATGCCGCGGTCGTCGGCATGCCGCACCCGGTGGCGGGCGAGGTGCCGCGCGCGTTCGTCGTACCGAAGGCGGGCGCGCGCGTCTCCGAGGACGCACTGAAGGCGTTCATCGCGGAGAAGGTGGCCGTGTACAAGCGGCTCGAGGGTGGCGTCACCTTTTTGGACAGTATTCCGAAGAACGCGTCGGGCAAGATCCTGCGGCGGCAGCTTAAGCTCGAGCATTGCTCGTAG